In Candidatus Eisenbacteria bacterium, the genomic stretch CACGGTGAAGCGGGTCCCCTTGCCGAGGCCGTCACTGGCCGCCTCGATCGTTCCGCCGTGCAGCTCCACGAGGCGTCTCGCCAGGGACAGCCCCACGCCGAGGCCCGAATGCGATCGCTCGAGCCGTTGATCCACCTGGGCGAACATGTCGAAGATGAGCGGCATCTTCGCTTCCGGAATGCCGACGCCCGTGTCCGTCACGGTCACCTGGAGCTCGCTCCCCTCGCGCTCGGCGCGAAGCGTGACCGAGCCTCCCGGGTCGGTGAACTTGGCGGCGTTGTGGAGGAGGTTCAGGAACACCTGCGCGAGCCGCGTGGGGTCGGCGCGGAGCCGCAACGGCTCCGCGGGAAGCGTGACCTGGAGCCGGACCTGGCGCGTCTCGAAATACGGCGCCGTGGCGTCCAGCGCGCTCTGGATGATCTCCTCGAAGCTCGCGTCCTCGCGCTTCAGGACCAGCTTTCCGGTGGTGATGCGCGACACGTCGAGGAGATCGTCCACGAGTCGCACGAGCTGCCGGAGCTGCCGCTCCATGATCTCGCGCGCGGTGAGCGCGTCCTTGGAGCCTCCACTCGAGTACTTCAGGATCTCGAGCGCGTTCCGGAGCGGCGCGAGCGGATTGCGAAGCTCGTGGGCCAGGGTCGCGAGGAACTCGTCCTTCCGCTGGTCGGAGGCGAGCAGCGCGCGCTCGGCCTCCTGCCGCACGCTCATTTCCTCCTCGAGCCTGCGGTTCGTGCCCTGGAGCGCGGCCGAACGCCGCTCGATCTCGCCGAGCATGTCGTTGAACGTCGTCACGAGGTACCCGACCTCGTCCTCGGTCGTCTTGCGCGCCCGCAGCGACATGTCCCTTCGCTCCGCGACCTTGTGGGCCACGTCCGAGACTTCCAGGATGGGACGGGTCACGGCCGACTGGAGCCAGTACGACATGACGAACGCGACGAGAAGACTCGCCACCAGCGCGATCCCCACGATCACGAGATAGCTCTGAAGGCGCTCGAACAGCTCGTACCGCGCGCTCAGGTACACCGTGCCCATGTGCTCGCCTCCCTCACGGATTCCCCGGAAGAGAACGAGCTGATTGTTCACGATCCGATGGCCGTCGGGCCGGATCTCGGTGGGGAAGTCCTGGGCTCCCTCCTCGCGGCGATACGTCGCGAAGAGCGTTCCGTCCGCCTTGTAGATGGCCGCGGCCTCGATCTGCGGGCGCGCCCGGAGGAGCGAGAGATAGTGGTAGGCGGACATCGGATCGTCGAACGCGAGCGCCGGCGCCGCGGCCCGCCCGAGGATCTCCGCCTGGGTGGCGAGGTCGTTGACCCAGGACCGCTGGTACGTCCTCACGTCATACGCGACGAGAACGATCGCGGTGAAGAGGAGCGCCGCGAGCGTCGTCACGATGACGACGAGCATCAGCTTGCGCCGGATCGAATGTCGGACGAATCGGAACATCAGGGTCCGCCGTTCGTCCTGTGGTCCACGACCGAGAGCGCCACACCGAGGAGCCGCGAGCTCAGGGCCAGCCCGCTCTTCCGCGCCGCGCCGAGCGAGATCTCGAACCGCACCTTGCCGCTGCTCAGGACGAAGTTGATCACGCTCCCCATCGAGAGCGCGCCCTCCGCCTCGGAGACGGTGAGGATCGAGTGCTCGCGCGCGGCGGCGGCGATCGCCTCCAGCTGGCTGGTGCGCGAGCGGCCGACGAAGAGCATGTGGAGGTTTCCGAGGGAGTCGGTCTCGCTCACCCGGTACACCGTGACCGGGCGCCCTTCCACCGTCCGGCCGGCGACCACCCGACCCAGCTCCGCCGCGAGCGCGTCGTCCCCGAGGACGCCGATGGAGAACGAGGAGCCCGAAGCCGGCGGCGTGGGCCAGGTGACGTAGGCGGCGAACTTGTAGAGGAAGGCCGCCTTCACCCGGCGTTCCAGCGCCGAGGGCTCGTCGGCGGGCGCGCCGAGCGCCGGGACGGCGTACCACGTGAGAAGAGCGGCCGGCACGAGCCGGCGCCAGAGCCGGAGGTGCGTCATCGCGCGCATCGTCAGATCCGTAGCGTCACCTGCGCGAACACCGCGCGCTCCAGCTCGGGGCGCGCCGCGGGAGCGCCCCACTCGGCGTGATGGTCGTCGAGGAGGTTCCGGCCGCGAACCGAGAGCTCCGCCCGCCGGTCGAGGGTCCATCCGAGGCGCGCGTCCAACGCGGTGTAGCTCGGCACGTGCGGCTGCGGGAGCGACCCCACATAGCGAAGGATGGCGTCGAACTCGAACTCCCGAAGCATCGTGAGCGAGGAGCGGACGATCCACCAGTGGTTCGGATCGTTGCCGAGGTCGGGGGCACCCACTCCAGGGCTCACCTCGAGCTCTTTGTCCTGGTAGACGAAGCCCGCGCTCACGCGCCAGGACTGGCCGGTGCGGTAGCCCGCCCAGGTCTCGAGCCCGCTGACCCGGCCCTCGACTCCATTGTCGAACACGGGTCCTGCCGGGGAGGGCTCGAGGGACCGAAGTTCGCTGTAGTCGTGATGGAAGCCGGTGAAGGAGACGGTGAAGGCCTCGGTGATCTGATCGCGGTATCCGATCTCGTAGACGTACGCGACCTCGGAGTCGAACTCGGGGCCGCCCGCCAGCACCGCGTACGGGGGATCGGCCGGCACATAGAACTCGCGATCCACCCGTGACGGGGCGCGCACCGCGCGGGACCACGCGCCCCACACGAGGCGGTTCTCCCGGGGCTTCCAGGAGACGCGCGCGCTGGGCAGGTACTCGAACTCCGTGTAGTCGTTGTACTCGATCTTGAGCCCCAGGATCAGGAGGAGGTCCTCGCGAATCGCGATGTCGTCCTGCGCGAAGACGTTCCCCACCCGGAGGATCCGGCTCGCGGGACGGAACGCGAGCGCCGGAGAGAGGTTCTCGACCCGGTCCGACTGGTAGCGGAATCCGCCGCCCCAGACCACGTTCTGCCTCGCGGTCGGGTGGAACCCGTGCTGGAGCTCGATGTCGTAGGTTCCGAGCACCTCGTTGATGGCGCCGGGCTGATCGCGCTCGGTGTGGTCGTAGTACGCCTGGACCCGCAGCTTCTGGCCGTTCTCGAGATCCCGAGTCCATCGGCCCAGGACGTTCGCGCCTCGCAGCTCTCGCTCGGAGATTACCTGATCGATCCGGCCTCGATACGCGTCGCCCTGCAGCGTGACGACGTTCGAGGCGGCCGTCCAATCCGCCCGGAATCCCGCCTGGATCCGGTCCGAGGCGTCCTGGACCTCGGTCCCGTCCGGTCGCTCGGTGTTCTCCTTCTCGCGGTACTGCGTGTAGGCGCGAACGTCCGCTTTCCCGAGCCTCGCGCCATAGCGAGCCGCCGCGATCCGGTCCTCGGTTCCGATGCCGCCCTTCGCGAGCCCTCCGTGCGTGTCCGCCCCCGACCGCGTGACCACGTGGATCACTCCATTCACCGCGTTGATGCCCCAGAGCGTTCCGCCGGGACCGCTCACGACTTCGATCCGGTCCACGTCCTCGAGAAGCACGTCCTGCGCTTCCCAGAAGACTCCGGAGAAGAGGGGCGAATACACCGTGCGCCCGTCGATCATCACGAGCATCTTGTTCGCGAGGACGCTGTTGAAGCCTCGCGCGCTGATCGCGTACCGGTTCGCGTCCTCACGGGCCACCTGGAGATTGGGGGCGAGGCGGAGCGCCTCGGGCAGGCTCGTCACCCCCGAGCGCCGGATGTCCTCGGAGGTGATCACGAAGACGGACGCGGCGGCGTCCGCGAGCGTCTCGTCCCTCCGGGAGACCAGGGTCACCACGATGCTGCTGAGCTGCTCGAGCGTCAGGTCGGCGAGGCTGGCCGTACGGGTGTCCTCTCCGGGCACGCCCTGGGCCCTTGCGTCCCCTGGCGACAGGGAGACGGCGAGGACGAGAGACGCGAGGACGACCACACGGAGCGGCGCGGGCCGTGAAAGGCCAGGCGGAAAGGGTTTAGCTCCCCTCATCGTCGGGTCTCCATGGTTCAGGCAAGAGTTCGGCCAGGCCGGCAGGCCTTCGGCGCGTGGACTTCCAGGAACCAAAAAGTCTAGCACGCGGTTCCGAGGCGGCGGGCAAGCGCCACCTGCGCGTGGGCGGCAGGGCGAGCGCGAGAACACCTTGCGGCTACGTCAGTTGGGTGCGGCGGCCGACTGGATGTAGGCCTCGACCTGCTCTCTCAGGGCCGGCAGGGCGACCGCTCCGTTCCCGAGGACCGCGTCGTGGAAGGCTTTGATGTCGAACCGCTCTCCGAGCCGGGTCCTGGCTTCCTCCCGCAAGCGCAGGATCTCGAGCTGGCCCAGCTTGTAGGCGAGCGCCTGACCCGGCCAGGTGAGATAGCGGTCGACCTCGTTCACGATGTTGTTCTCGGCGAGAACGCTGTTCTCCTTCATGTAGTCGATCGCCTGCTGGCGCGACCAGCCCATCGCGTGAAGCCCCGTGTCGACCACGAGCCGGCACGCGCGCCACGCGTCGTAGGACAGCATCCCCATCCGGTCGACGTCGCTCGAGTAGAGGCCCATCTCGTCCGAGAGCCGCTCCGTGTAGAGCGCCCAGCCCTCGACGAACGCGGTGACGCCCTGGTGCTTCCGGAATTCCGGCACCCCGGTCAGCTCCTGGGCGACGGCGATCTGGAGGTGGTGGCCCGGCACCGCTTCGTGGAATGCGAGCGCCTCCGCTTCGTACCGGGGCCGCGTCTCCGGCAGATAGGTATTGATCATGTAGCGTCCCGGGCGCTTCCCATCCGAGGACGGCTGGCGGTAGTACGCGACCGTGGAATAGGGGGCCTCGTGCATGCCCATGACACGCACCTCGCACGCCGCCTTCGGCTGGATCCGGCCGAACCAAGCCGGGACCTTGGCCCGCGCGCGCGCGAGAGCCTCGCGCGCCTTTCCTTCGATCTCATCCCCCGTGCGGAAGTGCATGTCCGGGCTCGTCCGCAGCCGCCGCTGGATCTCCGCGACATCGGACGTGCCGAGCGCCTTCTGCCCGAGCGCCGCGAGATCTCTCCGGAACACCGCGACCTGTTCGAGCCCGAGCTTGTGGATCTCCTCCGCGGAGCGGTCGAGACTCGTGTGGACGTGGATCATCCTTCCGTAGCATTCGAGCCCGCCCGGCAGCGAGAGAAGCCCAGCCTTCTCGGGCGGGCGCGCGGCGGGGAGGATCTCGGTCTTCAGGAATTCGTGGTACCGCGCGTACGCCGGCATGAGGGACTTCGAGAGCGCCTCGCGGAGGTCACGGCCGAAGCGATCGCGATCGGCCTGGCTCCAGCCGGTTCGCTTCGCGAGCGCCGGGCCGTACACCGCGAGACTCTCGACCGGGCTGCCGGCGAGACGCTCGAGCTGATCGATCGACTTCTGAACCGCGTCACGGGTGGCGGTCTTCCCCTGGCCGAGACCGGTCCGGAGATTCTTCACGTGGTTGTCGACGTAAGGGCCCATGGCCTGGACGCGCGTCACGTAGGCCTTCGCGTCCCTGGGCGTGTCGATCCGCGTGTAGTCGGGCAGGTTCATGAACGAGACCTGCGGGCCGTTGAGCGGGTCGACGACCCACGTGTGGAACCCGCACGCGAGCCATCCCAGCTGCTCGTCCACGGCGGAGAGGAGCGCGGCGCGCGTGATCCGATCGCTCGCGGAGAGGGGCTCCGGAGCGATCGCGGACACGACGGCGCGAACTCCCTCGAGACGCCTCGTCTCGGCCATGATCCCTTCGGGCGTGTTGTCGTCGAGGCGATCGTCGTAACGCTTGTCGCCGAGGCTCGTCGCGGAGGTGGGGTTCGCCAGGAGGTATCCCTGCCAGTACTCGTCGCTGATCCTCGCCAGCTCCTTGGAGCCGGTCGCGGCCGTCGTCACGGAAGCGGGGAGCAGGAGCAGCAGCGCGAGGAGCGGAACCGAACGGGAACGAGCCATGGGGAGTCGCCTCCGGAGCGTGGCGGTTGAAGGAGCATGAGTCGAAGCTCGTTTCGGGGCGCGCCGTTGACCCGCCCCGAGACCCTGCGTACAGTGCACGAAAGCCCTTCTGGAACCGGCAAGGCACCGATTATGACGATGCCGCCCGGGTCCGTCCACTCCCTGACGGCACGGTTGACGATCATGAAGCAGGCGATTCTGGAACTGGTGGTGGAGCTCCTTCGCGAGACGTTCGAGGGAGCCCTCCCCGGTCAGGGCACCCAGTACCTCGATCACGACTCCGGGATCCAGGCAACCCTCTCGAAGCTCACGGCCCAGGAGGCCTCCCGCCAGTTCGAGGGGCATCCGTCGATCGCGTCGCACGTGCGGCACATGAACTTCCACCTGCGCGTGACCGCGGAGTGGATCCAGGGGGATCACAGCCGCCGGGACTGGGCGGCGAGCTTCGACCCGCAAACGGTGACCGACGCGGAGTGGGCCCGGCTCCGGAAGGACCTCGAAGACACACGCGCGGACCTCGTTCGCGTGCTCGAAGGGCTGACGCCGGAGCGCTTCCTGGAAGAGGGGGCGGGCCTGGGCTCGGTCGCGCACCTGGCGTATCACCTCGGCGCGATCCGCCAGCTCATGCACCGGGCGAAAGGAGGCGGCGCGTGAAGGAACCAGGGGCCGCGGCGAGCGTCGGCGTCGTGCGCGCGACGGACTGGAGGCCCGCGGTATGGGCACAGCTCGGCGCCGCGATCGACTCGATGGAGCGCGCCATCGATGCGTGTCCGGACGAGCTGTGGGGAGATCGATCCCGGTTCCCCGAATACTGGTACCTCGTCTACCACACGCTCTTCTGGCTGGATTACAACATGTCGGACGACCCGGAGGAGGGCTTCCACCCTCCGGAGCCCTTCACGCTCGTCGAGATGAGCTCCGAGGGTCTGATGCCGGAACGCGTCTACACCAAGGAAGAGCTGCGCCGCTACCTGGAGCACGGGCGCGAGAAGACGCGAGCGAGGATCGCCGGGATGTCGGACGAGAAGGCCTCCGGCACGCGCCGCATGGGATCCAGCAGTCAGGGGAGCGAGCTGGAGCTCCTCCTCTACAACATGCGGCACGTGCAACATCACACGGCGCAGCTCAACTTGATCCTGCGCCAGGTGACGAGCTCGGAGGCGCCGCGATGGGTCGGGAAGGCGAAGCAGCCGCTTCGGGATCCCGCGTGAGCGCCACGTACGCGCTCGGGCACTCCGAGCGCGAGCTCAAACGCCTGGAGACCCAGGCCGCGCTCATCGATCCCATGACGCGCCGGTACTTCCTCGAGGCTGGGCTCCGGCCCGGCATGCGCGTGCTCGACATCGGGAGCGGCGCGGGGGACGTCGCGTTCCTGGCGGCCGCCATCGTCGGTCCGGCTGGAGCGGTCGTCGGCGTGGACCGGGTTCCCGAAGCGCTGGCCACCGCGCGAGCGCGCGCGGAGGAACGTTCCCTCGGTTCGGTGTCGTTCCGTGAAGGGGAGCTCGAGCACCTCGTGTTCGACGAGCCCTTCGACGCTCTCGTCGGGCGGTACGTGTTGATGTTCCAGGAACGTCCCGAGGACGTGCTCCGGAAGGTCGCGCGTCACGTGAAGCCTGGAGGGCCCATCGTGATGCACGAGCCGGACTGGGACGGTGCGCGCTCGTTCCCGCCCGCTCCGCTCTTCGACCGGAGCTGCGACTGGATCGTGCGCGCGATCGTCGCGCACGGGCACGCGTCCCGGATGGGGAAGGCCCTCCACGCGACCTTCCTGGCCGCGGGCCTTCCCGCGCCCACGATGGGGCTCGACACCCTGATCGGCGGCGGTCCGAAGAGCGCACCTCTCGTCGGCCTGATCGCGGATCTCACCGGGACCCTCGCCGGAGAGATCGAGCGCCGGGGCATCGCGACGGCGGCGGAGATGGAGGTCGAGACGCTGGGCCGGCGGATGCTCGAGGAGGCGGTCGCGCTCGACAGCGTGCTCGTCGGCCGCTACGAGGTCGGCGCCTGGTGCGCGAAGCCGTGACGCCCGACCTCGCGCGCTCGGCCGAGGTCCTGGCACGCACGCCGGCCACCGTGCGCGCGCTGCTCTCCGGCCTGCCGGACGAATGGACCCGGGGAACGGAAGGGCCGGACACCTTCAGCCCCTTCGACGTGGTGGGCCATCTGATCGACGGCGAGGAGACCGACTGGATCCCTCGCGCGAGGATCATCCTCGCGCGAGGCCCGAACCCCGCGTTCGAGCCGTACGACCGGTTTCGGCACCGCGCGCGCAACAACGGGCGCACCCTCGACTCTCTGCTCGATGAGTTCGGGGCGCTTCGGACCGCCAATCTGGAGCTTCTCGCCTCCTGGCGGCTCACCGAGGCGCAGCTCGAGCTGCCGGGCATCCACCCGACGCTCGGGAGGGTCACCCTTCGCCAGCTTCTCGCGGGATGGGTCGTACACGATCTCGGGCATGTCGCCCAGATCGCGAGGGTGATGGCGAAGCAGTACCGGGAGGAGGTCGGTCCCTGGCTCGCGTTCCTGCCCGTCCTCACGGATCACGAGACTCCGCGGTCCTGAACGTCTGAAATTGCCTCTCGACCCGTCTTCCCGCCCGTGCCACGCTGGATCCCTTCTTCCTCGCAGAACCGATCGCCTC encodes the following:
- a CDS encoding class I SAM-dependent methyltransferase; protein product: MSATYALGHSERELKRLETQAALIDPMTRRYFLEAGLRPGMRVLDIGSGAGDVAFLAAAIVGPAGAVVGVDRVPEALATARARAEERSLGSVSFREGELEHLVFDEPFDALVGRYVLMFQERPEDVLRKVARHVKPGGPIVMHEPDWDGARSFPPAPLFDRSCDWIVRAIVAHGHASRMGKALHATFLAAGLPAPTMGLDTLIGGGPKSAPLVGLIADLTGTLAGEIERRGIATAAEMEVETLGRRMLEEAVALDSVLVGRYEVGAWCAKP
- a CDS encoding DinB family protein, whose product is MREAVTPDLARSAEVLARTPATVRALLSGLPDEWTRGTEGPDTFSPFDVVGHLIDGEETDWIPRARIILARGPNPAFEPYDRFRHRARNNGRTLDSLLDEFGALRTANLELLASWRLTEAQLELPGIHPTLGRVTLRQLLAGWVVHDLGHVAQIARVMAKQYREEVGPWLAFLPVLTDHETPRS
- a CDS encoding YfiR family protein, which gives rise to MTHLRLWRRLVPAALLTWYAVPALGAPADEPSALERRVKAAFLYKFAAYVTWPTPPASGSSFSIGVLGDDALAAELGRVVAGRTVEGRPVTVYRVSETDSLGNLHMLFVGRSRTSQLEAIAAAAREHSILTVSEAEGALSMGSVINFVLSSGKVRFEISLGAARKSGLALSSRLLGVALSVVDHRTNGGP
- a CDS encoding DUF885 domain-containing protein, with the protein product MARSRSVPLLALLLLLPASVTTAATGSKELARISDEYWQGYLLANPTSATSLGDKRYDDRLDDNTPEGIMAETRRLEGVRAVVSAIAPEPLSASDRITRAALLSAVDEQLGWLACGFHTWVVDPLNGPQVSFMNLPDYTRIDTPRDAKAYVTRVQAMGPYVDNHVKNLRTGLGQGKTATRDAVQKSIDQLERLAGSPVESLAVYGPALAKRTGWSQADRDRFGRDLREALSKSLMPAYARYHEFLKTEILPAARPPEKAGLLSLPGGLECYGRMIHVHTSLDRSAEEIHKLGLEQVAVFRRDLAALGQKALGTSDVAEIQRRLRTSPDMHFRTGDEIEGKAREALARARAKVPAWFGRIQPKAACEVRVMGMHEAPYSTVAYYRQPSSDGKRPGRYMINTYLPETRPRYEAEALAFHEAVPGHHLQIAVAQELTGVPEFRKHQGVTAFVEGWALYTERLSDEMGLYSSDVDRMGMLSYDAWRACRLVVDTGLHAMGWSRQQAIDYMKENSVLAENNIVNEVDRYLTWPGQALAYKLGQLEILRLREEARTRLGERFDIKAFHDAVLGNGAVALPALREQVEAYIQSAAAPN
- a CDS encoding ATP-binding protein, which gives rise to MFRFVRHSIRRKLMLVVIVTTLAALLFTAIVLVAYDVRTYQRSWVNDLATQAEILGRAAAPALAFDDPMSAYHYLSLLRARPQIEAAAIYKADGTLFATYRREEGAQDFPTEIRPDGHRIVNNQLVLFRGIREGGEHMGTVYLSARYELFERLQSYLVIVGIALVASLLVAFVMSYWLQSAVTRPILEVSDVAHKVAERRDMSLRARKTTEDEVGYLVTTFNDMLGEIERRSAALQGTNRRLEEEMSVRQEAERALLASDQRKDEFLATLAHELRNPLAPLRNALEILKYSSGGSKDALTAREIMERQLRQLVRLVDDLLDVSRITTGKLVLKREDASFEEIIQSALDATAPYFETRQVRLQVTLPAEPLRLRADPTRLAQVFLNLLHNAAKFTDPGGSVTLRAEREGSELQVTVTDTGVGIPEAKMPLIFDMFAQVDQRLERSHSGLGVGLSLARRLVELHGGTIEAASDGLGKGTRFTVRLPAPQGVDDPRAEDAPRAEGERSADGGRRAEGERQRDAAGGSERRVNNSGGPRRILLADDNSDFLESFATMLRDMGHEIHCASDGLEALRMAGEIHPEVAFLDIGLPKLNGYELARRIRELPHAEGMTLIAVTGWGQENDRERARQAGFHHHMIKP
- a CDS encoding DinB family protein is translated as MKEPGAAASVGVVRATDWRPAVWAQLGAAIDSMERAIDACPDELWGDRSRFPEYWYLVYHTLFWLDYNMSDDPEEGFHPPEPFTLVEMSSEGLMPERVYTKEELRRYLEHGREKTRARIAGMSDEKASGTRRMGSSSQGSELELLLYNMRHVQHHTAQLNLILRQVTSSEAPRWVGKAKQPLRDPA
- a CDS encoding TonB-dependent receptor, giving the protein MRGAKPFPPGLSRPAPLRVVVLASLVLAVSLSPGDARAQGVPGEDTRTASLADLTLEQLSSIVVTLVSRRDETLADAAASVFVITSEDIRRSGVTSLPEALRLAPNLQVAREDANRYAISARGFNSVLANKMLVMIDGRTVYSPLFSGVFWEAQDVLLEDVDRIEVVSGPGGTLWGINAVNGVIHVVTRSGADTHGGLAKGGIGTEDRIAAARYGARLGKADVRAYTQYREKENTERPDGTEVQDASDRIQAGFRADWTAASNVVTLQGDAYRGRIDQVISERELRGANVLGRWTRDLENGQKLRVQAYYDHTERDQPGAINEVLGTYDIELQHGFHPTARQNVVWGGGFRYQSDRVENLSPALAFRPASRILRVGNVFAQDDIAIREDLLLILGLKIEYNDYTEFEYLPSARVSWKPRENRLVWGAWSRAVRAPSRVDREFYVPADPPYAVLAGGPEFDSEVAYVYEIGYRDQITEAFTVSFTGFHHDYSELRSLEPSPAGPVFDNGVEGRVSGLETWAGYRTGQSWRVSAGFVYQDKELEVSPGVGAPDLGNDPNHWWIVRSSLTMLREFEFDAILRYVGSLPQPHVPSYTALDARLGWTLDRRAELSVRGRNLLDDHHAEWGAPAARPELERAVFAQVTLRI
- a CDS encoding DinB family protein translates to MKQAILELVVELLRETFEGALPGQGTQYLDHDSGIQATLSKLTAQEASRQFEGHPSIASHVRHMNFHLRVTAEWIQGDHSRRDWAASFDPQTVTDAEWARLRKDLEDTRADLVRVLEGLTPERFLEEGAGLGSVAHLAYHLGAIRQLMHRAKGGGA